The following coding sequences are from one Seonamhaeicola sp. ML3 window:
- a CDS encoding bifunctional precorrin-2 dehydrogenase/sirohydrochlorin ferrochelatase codes for MERNNLYPVFLKAKVLNVLIVGGGNVAEEKLTFLLKSSPDACVTMVSPMFREGTLTLAKKGNVDLITDTYKKKYLKGKHIVVATTDVPEVNVKVHKHCRKRSILVNVADNPPYCDFYMGGIVTKGNVKVAISTNGKSPTTAKRLRQFFEEVIPENIDDLVKNLNEYRKTIKGDFEEKVETLNEFTKGLIQKKES; via the coding sequence ATGGAGCGTAATAACTTATATCCCGTTTTCTTAAAAGCTAAGGTCTTAAACGTGCTTATAGTAGGTGGTGGAAATGTAGCTGAAGAAAAGTTAACGTTCTTATTAAAGTCTAGTCCTGATGCTTGTGTAACAATGGTGTCACCAATGTTCAGGGAAGGTACCCTAACTTTAGCTAAAAAAGGGAATGTTGATTTGATTACAGATACTTATAAGAAAAAGTATCTTAAAGGGAAGCATATTGTAGTTGCAACTACCGATGTGCCAGAGGTTAATGTTAAAGTACATAAACATTGTAGAAAAAGAAGCATTTTGGTTAATGTCGCCGACAATCCACCCTACTGTGATTTTTACATGGGAGGTATTGTAACCAAAGGAAACGTAAAAGTGGCGATTTCAACAAATGGGAAGTCACCTACTACAGCTAAACGTCTAAGGCAGTTTTTTGAGGAAGTAATTCCAGAAAATATAGACGATTTAGTAAAAAATTTGAATGAATATAGAAAAACAATAAAAGGTGATTTCGAAGAAAAAGTGGAGACTTTAAACGAATTCACAAAAGGATTAATACAAAAAAAAGAATCATAA
- a CDS encoding NAD(P)/FAD-dependent oxidoreductase, with product MIKTDIIIIGAGPTGLFTVFEAGLLKLKCHLIDALPQPGGQCSELYPKKPIYDIPGFPEILAGDLTKNLLEQGKQFEPGFTLGERAETVEKQEDGTFIVTTNKGTQHQAPVVAIASGLGSFEPRKPQLENLVNFEDKGVEYMIKEPEMYRDKNVVIAGGGDSALDWSIFLADVAKSVTLVHRRNEFRGHLDSVEKVGELKREGKINLITPAEVTKIIGDGKVEAIEVTKKDEEPVFIETDHFIPLFGLSPKLGPIANWGLEIEKNAIKVNNALDYQTNIPGIFAIGDGNYYPGKLKLILCGFHEATLMCQAAYKIINPGKKFVLKYTTVSGIDGFDGSRKEAPKAVVQAID from the coding sequence ATGATTAAGACAGATATAATAATTATCGGAGCGGGACCTACTGGGTTATTTACTGTATTTGAGGCAGGTTTACTTAAATTAAAGTGTCATTTAATTGACGCTTTGCCACAACCTGGTGGACAATGTTCTGAGTTATATCCTAAAAAGCCTATTTACGATATACCTGGTTTTCCAGAGATTTTGGCAGGAGATTTAACTAAAAATTTATTAGAACAAGGTAAGCAGTTTGAACCTGGTTTTACATTGGGAGAACGTGCTGAAACTGTAGAAAAGCAAGAAGATGGCACCTTTATAGTAACTACTAACAAAGGAACACAGCATCAGGCGCCAGTAGTGGCTATTGCAAGTGGTCTTGGAAGTTTTGAGCCTAGAAAACCTCAACTTGAAAATCTCGTTAATTTTGAAGACAAAGGCGTTGAGTACATGATCAAGGAGCCAGAAATGTACCGTGATAAAAACGTGGTAATTGCTGGTGGTGGAGATTCTGCATTAGACTGGTCTATATTTTTAGCCGATGTTGCTAAAAGCGTTACGCTTGTACACAGGCGTAATGAGTTTAGAGGTCATTTAGATTCTGTAGAGAAAGTAGGTGAACTGAAAAGAGAAGGTAAAATAAACCTAATTACACCAGCTGAGGTTACTAAAATTATTGGCGATGGTAAGGTAGAAGCTATAGAAGTTACTAAGAAAGATGAAGAACCTGTTTTTATAGAAACAGATCATTTTATTCCATTATTCGGATTGTCGCCTAAATTAGGGCCAATTGCAAATTGGGGCTTAGAGATTGAAAAGAATGCCATTAAGGTTAATAACGCATTAGATTATCAAACCAATATTCCTGGCATATTTGCTATTGGAGACGGTAACTACTATCCAGGAAAATTAAAGTTAATTCTTTGTGGTTTCCATGAAGCTACTTTAATGTGTCAAGCAGCTTATAAAATCATTAATCCAGGAAAGAAGTTTGTGTTGAAGTATACAACAGTAAGCGGTATTGACGGATTTGATGGTTCACGTAAAGAAGCGCCAAAAGCGGTAGTACAGGCTATAGATTAA
- the epsC gene encoding serine O-acetyltransferase EpsC, with product MKSYNVCLKDTVKTFTKRLFYSLFDCEQEEEHEGYLEKTFLKILKTLEVDNAKQIWSTFKSNLPEIRRRLDLDAIAFENNDPASYNLQEIYLAYPGFHAISIHRLSHALHKLKVPILPRMMGEYIHGITGIDIHPGATIGDSFYIDHGTGIVIGETSIIGKDVKIYQGVTLGGISVAKSLAKVKRHPTIEDNVCIYANATVLGGDITIGANSVIGANVWITQSVPENSLVTYQTEIKIRPKKNGIK from the coding sequence ATGAAAAGTTATAATGTGTGCTTAAAAGATACAGTTAAGACATTTACCAAACGTCTATTCTATTCGTTATTCGATTGCGAACAAGAAGAGGAACATGAAGGGTATTTAGAAAAGACGTTTTTAAAAATTCTTAAAACCTTAGAGGTAGATAATGCAAAACAAATTTGGAGTACTTTTAAGTCTAATCTCCCAGAGATAAGACGAAGACTGGATTTAGATGCTATTGCTTTTGAAAATAATGATCCGGCATCGTATAATTTACAGGAAATATATTTGGCCTATCCGGGGTTTCATGCAATTTCAATTCATCGTTTAAGTCACGCGCTTCATAAGCTAAAAGTACCAATATTACCTAGAATGATGGGCGAATACATACATGGTATCACAGGTATAGATATTCATCCTGGTGCCACTATTGGCGACTCTTTTTATATAGATCATGGTACGGGAATAGTAATTGGTGAAACATCAATAATTGGTAAAGATGTAAAGATTTATCAAGGGGTTACCTTAGGAGGTATATCGGTTGCTAAAAGTCTCGCCAAGGTGAAACGGCATCCAACAATCGAGGATAATGTTTGTATATACGCTAACGCTACCGTACTAGGGGGAGATATTACCATTGGTGCAAACAGTGTTATTGGAGCCAATGTTTGGATAACACAATCGGTTCCAGAAAATTCTCTTGTAACCTATCAAACAGAAATAAAAATTAGACCTAAAAAGAATGGCATTAAATAA
- the cysM gene encoding cysteine synthase CysM, whose product MALNKTIIDFVGNTPLVDASHLVAKEGVTLLLKLEGNNPGGSVKDRPAFNMINEALKRGDIKKGDTLVEATSGNTGIALALFAKVLGVNMVLIMPENSTEERVKTMKAYGAEVILTSSDVGIEGSRDLAFKLRDEKGYTLLNQFGNDDNWKAHYKTTGPEIWRDTEGKITHFVSAMGTTGTIMGVSTYLKEQDKSVTIVGAQPDDNSRIPGIRKWPEEYVPEFFDRSKVDQVIEVTQQDAKEVTQRLAKEAAVFSGMSSGGSVYCALQVANSIEEGVVVAIICDRGDRYLSSDLFE is encoded by the coding sequence ATGGCATTAAATAAAACTATCATAGATTTTGTTGGTAATACACCGCTTGTAGATGCGAGTCATTTGGTTGCTAAAGAAGGTGTAACACTTTTACTTAAATTAGAAGGGAATAATCCTGGCGGAAGCGTTAAAGACAGGCCGGCCTTTAATATGATAAACGAAGCGCTTAAGCGCGGAGATATCAAAAAAGGAGATACTTTGGTAGAGGCAACAAGTGGAAATACCGGAATAGCTTTAGCGTTATTTGCTAAAGTCTTAGGAGTAAATATGGTTTTGATAATGCCTGAAAACTCTACAGAAGAACGCGTTAAAACAATGAAGGCTTATGGTGCTGAGGTTATTTTAACATCTTCTGATGTTGGTATAGAAGGGTCGCGCGATTTGGCATTTAAATTAAGAGACGAAAAGGGATACACATTGTTAAACCAATTTGGTAATGATGACAATTGGAAAGCTCATTATAAAACTACGGGACCTGAAATATGGAGAGATACCGAAGGTAAAATAACACACTTTGTATCGGCTATGGGAACCACGGGAACTATTATGGGAGTGTCTACTTATTTAAAAGAGCAAGATAAGAGTGTCACTATTGTTGGCGCACAGCCAGATGATAATTCTAGAATTCCAGGGATCAGAAAATGGCCAGAAGAATACGTGCCTGAATTTTTCGATAGAAGCAAAGTAGATCAGGTTATTGAAGTTACACAACAAGATGCTAAAGAAGTTACGCAGCGTTTAGCGAAAGAAGCCGCTGTGTTTTCAGGTATGAGTAGTGGAGGCTCGGTGTATTGTGCGTTGCAGGTCGCTAATTCCATTGAAGAAGGTGTCGTTGTTGCAATTATTTGTGATAGGGGTGATCGGTATTTATCATCAGATCTATTCGAATAA
- a CDS encoding homocysteine S-methyltransferase family protein — MSSIRKTLQERILVLDGAMGTMLQAYKFTEEDFRGERFKDYPIPLQGNNDLLSITQPEAIKEVHAKYFEAGADIIETNTFSGTTIAMADYQMEDLVYELNYESAKIAKEVAVEFTKKEPHKPRFVAGSIGPTNRTASMSPDVNDPGYRAVTFDELRIAYKQQVEALMDGGADILLVETVFDTLNAKAALFAIEEVKEERNIDIPVMLSGTITDASGRTLSGQTAEAFLISVSHIPLLSVGFNCALGANLLQPHLEAIAGKTDFAVSAHPNAGLPNAFGEYDETPEEMGAQIEEYLKRNLINIIGGCCGTSPGHIRVIADLAAKYEPRRHAEVVSV, encoded by the coding sequence ATGTCAAGTATAAGAAAAACTTTGCAGGAACGTATTTTGGTTTTAGATGGTGCCATGGGTACTATGTTACAGGCCTATAAATTTACAGAAGAGGACTTTAGAGGTGAACGATTTAAAGATTACCCTATTCCGTTACAGGGTAATAACGATTTACTATCTATTACCCAACCAGAGGCAATAAAAGAGGTACATGCTAAGTATTTTGAAGCAGGTGCAGATATTATTGAGACCAATACGTTTTCTGGGACTACCATAGCAATGGCTGATTACCAAATGGAAGATTTGGTATACGAACTTAATTACGAGTCTGCTAAAATAGCCAAAGAAGTAGCAGTAGAATTTACAAAAAAAGAACCTCACAAACCGCGTTTTGTAGCAGGTTCGATAGGGCCAACCAACAGAACGGCTAGTATGTCGCCAGATGTTAATGATCCTGGGTATAGAGCAGTGACTTTTGATGAATTAAGAATAGCTTACAAACAACAAGTAGAGGCCTTAATGGATGGTGGAGCAGATATTTTATTAGTCGAAACTGTTTTTGATACACTAAATGCAAAGGCTGCATTATTTGCTATAGAAGAGGTTAAAGAAGAAAGAAATATAGATATTCCGGTTATGCTTAGTGGAACTATTACAGATGCTTCTGGAAGAACCCTGTCTGGACAAACGGCCGAGGCTTTTTTAATTTCAGTATCGCATATTCCATTGTTGTCTGTTGGTTTTAATTGTGCCTTGGGTGCTAATTTGTTACAACCGCATTTAGAGGCTATTGCTGGGAAAACCGATTTTGCGGTTTCTGCCCACCCTAATGCAGGTCTACCAAACGCTTTTGGAGAGTACGATGAAACCCCTGAAGAAATGGGGGCTCAAATTGAAGAATATTTGAAAAGGAATTTAATAAATATTATAGGTGGCTGTTGTGGAACAAGTCCTGGACATATTAGGGTGATAGCAGATTTAGCTGCTAAGTACGAACCGCGTCGACATGCTGAAGTTGTTTCAGTATAA
- the metH gene encoding methionine synthase, protein MKVKQSKYMRLSGLEPLILNENSNFINVGERTNVAGSRKFLRLIKEEKYDEALDIARHQVDGGAQIIDINMDDGLLDGVHAMVRFLNLIAAEPDICRVPIMIDSSKWEIIEAGLQVVQGKCVVNSISLKEGEEKFIWEAKRIKRYGAAAIVMAFDEVGQADNYERRIEIAERSYNILVNKVGFPSEDIIFDLNIFPVATGMEEHRKNALDFIEATKWVRENLENASVSGGVSNVSFSFRGNNIVREAMHSVFLYYAIQNGMNMGIVNPAMLEVYDDIPKDLLEHVEDVILDRRDDATERLLEFAETVKGTKVEKAADLSWRENPLQDRITHALVKGIDAFIVEDVEEARQQSDRPLDVIEGNLMAGMNVVGDLFGEGKMFLPQVVKSARVMKKAVAYLNPFIEAEKGEEQEALGKILMATVKGDVHDIGKNIVSVVLGCNNYEIVDLGVMVPPEKIIEAAKAENVDAIGLSGLITPSLDEMVYLAKEMERENMNIPLLIGGATTSKAHTAVKIDTQYKNAVVHVNDASRAVTVVGDLLNKQTAHEYVAQKKKEYDEFRTKFLKRGKEKSYITIEEARARKYKIDWDNTEIVKPKEMGVQMLKQLSLKALLPYIDWSPFFRSWDLHGKYPDILKDEVVGEQATQLFNEAQEMISDIVAKQLLKPKAVFGLFEANTINEDDVSVKKKGEEIAVFRTLRQQLKKREGVPNHALSDFIAPESTGKTDYIGAFCVGIFGAQELAEGYKAKDDDYSAIMAQAIADRFAEAFAEYLHEQVRTKHWGYAEGEDLSNDELIKETYKGIRPAPGYPACPDHLEKETIWELLDVEKIIGVTLTESLAMWPAAAVSGYYFANPEAKYFGLGKITEDQVVDYAERKGITKDKAKKWLHPNLAD, encoded by the coding sequence ATGAAAGTTAAGCAATCGAAATACATGCGTTTATCAGGATTAGAACCTCTAATCCTAAACGAAAACAGTAACTTTATAAATGTTGGAGAACGTACCAATGTTGCAGGTTCTAGAAAATTTTTGCGCTTAATAAAAGAAGAAAAATATGATGAAGCTCTCGATATAGCACGTCATCAGGTTGATGGAGGAGCACAGATTATCGACATCAATATGGATGATGGTCTGCTCGACGGAGTACATGCCATGGTGCGTTTTCTAAACCTCATTGCTGCAGAGCCAGATATTTGTCGTGTTCCTATTATGATAGATTCATCTAAATGGGAGATTATAGAGGCAGGACTTCAGGTTGTACAAGGGAAATGTGTGGTAAATTCCATTTCTCTTAAGGAAGGAGAAGAGAAATTTATTTGGGAAGCTAAACGGATAAAGCGTTATGGTGCTGCTGCTATAGTCATGGCATTTGATGAGGTAGGTCAAGCCGATAATTATGAACGTCGTATCGAAATTGCAGAGCGTTCTTATAATATACTTGTCAATAAAGTTGGGTTTCCTTCGGAAGATATCATATTCGATTTAAATATTTTTCCTGTAGCAACAGGAATGGAGGAACACCGTAAGAATGCTTTAGACTTTATTGAGGCTACTAAATGGGTTAGAGAAAATTTAGAGAATGCCAGTGTAAGTGGCGGTGTTAGTAATGTGTCATTTTCCTTTAGAGGAAATAACATTGTTCGTGAAGCCATGCACTCTGTGTTTTTGTATTATGCCATTCAAAATGGTATGAATATGGGTATTGTAAATCCTGCCATGTTAGAGGTTTATGATGATATCCCCAAGGATTTATTAGAACATGTAGAAGACGTTATTTTAGATAGACGTGACGATGCCACCGAACGCCTTTTAGAGTTTGCAGAAACCGTAAAAGGAACTAAAGTTGAAAAGGCAGCAGATTTATCGTGGCGTGAAAATCCACTACAAGATAGAATCACGCACGCCTTGGTGAAAGGAATCGATGCTTTTATTGTTGAAGATGTTGAGGAAGCTAGACAACAATCAGATAGGCCTTTAGATGTAATCGAAGGAAATTTAATGGCTGGAATGAACGTTGTAGGGGATTTATTTGGCGAAGGAAAAATGTTCTTACCGCAGGTGGTGAAATCGGCTCGTGTAATGAAAAAAGCGGTGGCTTACTTAAATCCGTTTATTGAAGCAGAAAAAGGTGAAGAGCAAGAAGCCTTAGGTAAAATTTTAATGGCAACAGTAAAAGGCGATGTACATGATATTGGTAAAAATATCGTGAGCGTTGTTTTGGGTTGTAATAATTATGAAATAGTCGATTTAGGGGTTATGGTTCCCCCTGAAAAAATCATTGAAGCGGCAAAGGCGGAGAATGTAGATGCTATTGGGTTGTCAGGACTTATTACACCTTCACTTGATGAAATGGTGTATTTAGCGAAAGAAATGGAGCGTGAAAACATGAACATTCCATTGTTAATTGGTGGAGCAACAACCTCTAAAGCGCACACAGCAGTAAAAATAGATACGCAGTATAAAAATGCCGTAGTGCATGTAAACGATGCCTCCAGAGCTGTAACGGTTGTGGGCGATTTGTTAAATAAACAAACTGCTCATGAGTATGTGGCTCAAAAGAAAAAGGAGTATGACGAATTTAGAACCAAGTTTTTAAAGCGAGGTAAAGAGAAGTCGTATATAACTATTGAAGAAGCAAGAGCGCGCAAGTATAAAATAGATTGGGATAACACAGAAATTGTGAAGCCTAAAGAAATGGGTGTACAAATGTTAAAGCAATTAAGTTTAAAAGCATTGTTGCCGTATATAGATTGGAGTCCGTTTTTTAGAAGTTGGGATTTGCATGGAAAATATCCCGATATTTTAAAAGATGAAGTAGTTGGAGAACAAGCGACGCAATTATTTAACGAGGCCCAAGAAATGATTAGTGATATAGTAGCGAAGCAATTGTTAAAACCTAAAGCGGTTTTTGGATTGTTTGAAGCCAATACCATTAATGAAGATGATGTTTCTGTAAAGAAAAAAGGTGAAGAAATAGCGGTATTCAGAACCTTGCGACAACAATTAAAAAAGCGAGAAGGGGTCCCTAATCATGCTTTATCGGACTTTATTGCTCCTGAAAGTACAGGAAAGACAGATTATATTGGTGCTTTTTGTGTTGGGATTTTTGGAGCTCAAGAATTGGCAGAAGGATACAAGGCAAAAGATGATGACTATAGCGCCATTATGGCTCAAGCTATTGCAGATAGATTTGCAGAAGCCTTTGCAGAATATTTGCATGAACAAGTAAGAACGAAGCATTGGGGCTATGCTGAAGGCGAGGACTTGAGTAATGACGAATTAATAAAAGAAACCTATAAAGGTATACGTCCAGCCCCAGGATATCCCGCATGTCCAGACCATTTAGAAAAGGAAACTATTTGGGAATTATTGGATGTTGAAAAGATTATAGGTGTGACGCTTACAGAAAGTTTGGCAATGTGGCCTGCTGCTGCCGTTTCTGGGTATTATTTTGCCAATCCCGAAGCTAAATATTTTGGGTTAGGTAAAATTACCGAAGACCAAGTTGTGGATTATGCAGAAAGAAAAGGCATCACCAAGGATAAAGCTAAAAAATGGCTGCATCCTAATTTGGCAGATTAG
- a CDS encoding methylenetetrahydrofolate reductase: protein MKVTDHIKNANGKTLFSFEIVTPVKGKNIQDLYNNIDPLMEFNPPFIDVTTSREEYVYVERDGLLDRKTIRKRPGTLGISVSLKHKYNIDPVPHVLCGGFTKEETEYLLVDCHYLEVDNLVALRGDAMKHQQYFEPTKGGHRYACELVHQISDLNKGKFLHEENITGFKTDFCIGVAGYPEKHMEAPSLQTDLKRLKAKVDAGADYVVTQMFFDNSKYFEFVKMAKEAGIDIPIIPGIKPLAVQRHLQLLPHVFSIDLPEDLIDAVEKCKDNKAIRQVGIEWAIQQSKELRDFGVPVLHYYSMGKSDNVKAIASALF from the coding sequence ATGAAAGTAACAGACCACATAAAAAACGCCAACGGAAAAACGTTGTTTTCTTTTGAAATCGTAACACCGGTAAAAGGAAAGAATATTCAGGATTTGTATAATAACATAGATCCTTTAATGGAGTTTAATCCCCCGTTTATTGATGTAACAACCTCTAGGGAAGAGTACGTTTATGTTGAAAGAGATGGGCTTTTAGATCGTAAAACCATTAGAAAAAGACCAGGAACCTTAGGTATATCGGTATCCTTAAAACATAAATATAATATAGATCCTGTACCCCATGTATTGTGTGGTGGGTTTACTAAAGAGGAAACAGAATATTTATTAGTGGACTGTCATTATCTGGAAGTTGATAACCTTGTAGCCTTACGTGGGGATGCGATGAAACACCAACAGTATTTTGAGCCTACCAAAGGCGGTCACCGTTATGCTTGCGAATTGGTACATCAAATTTCAGATTTAAATAAAGGGAAGTTCTTACATGAAGAAAACATAACCGGCTTCAAGACCGATTTCTGTATTGGTGTTGCAGGTTACCCCGAAAAGCATATGGAAGCCCCTTCTTTGCAGACCGATTTAAAACGGTTAAAAGCTAAGGTTGATGCCGGGGCAGATTATGTAGTTACCCAAATGTTTTTTGATAATTCGAAGTATTTTGAATTTGTAAAGATGGCCAAAGAGGCAGGAATTGATATCCCGATTATTCCAGGTATAAAGCCTTTGGCTGTGCAGCGTCATCTTCAACTTTTACCACATGTGTTTAGTATAGATTTACCAGAGGATTTAATAGATGCTGTAGAGAAATGCAAGGACAATAAAGCCATTAGGCAAGTTGGAATAGAATGGGCCATTCAGCAATCTAAAGAGCTTAGGGATTTTGGAGTGCCAGTACTACATTATTATTCTATGGGTAAAAGTGATAATGTTAAGGCAATAGCATCGGCATTGTTTTAA
- a CDS encoding acyloxyacyl hydrolase: MRLFLIGALILFFNSSFAQDEQYSSYLDVNYFKGNIALHNSDILHLIQGRPEGVIISWNKKTFGFKEWEQRYNFPDYGVSFAYQNLKNEVLGTNYSLYAHYNFYFFKRHVMMRIGQGVALTSKPYDRETNFRNIAFGTKLLSSTYVMLNYKRERIFGRFGLQGGVSLIHYSNANVKAPNTSLNSMAFNLGMTYSLSDSDPEYQHTLKEADNKFTEPLKYNFVFRTGINESDIIGSGQFPFYILSAYVDKRVNIKSAVQFGVDAFFSNFLKELIYFKSVSFPEENVAGDEDHKRVALFAGHELFINKTSVVTQLGYYVYYPFDFEGRTYVRVGMKRYLGKKWFAALTLKSHGFKAEAVEIGVGVRL; this comes from the coding sequence ATGAGGCTTTTTTTAATCGGTGCTTTAATTCTTTTTTTTAATAGTTCTTTTGCTCAAGATGAGCAGTACTCCTCCTATTTAGATGTTAACTATTTTAAAGGGAATATAGCGCTGCACAACAGTGATATTTTACACCTTATTCAAGGACGTCCCGAAGGTGTTATTATTAGCTGGAACAAGAAAACTTTCGGGTTTAAGGAATGGGAGCAACGCTATAATTTTCCAGATTACGGTGTGTCTTTTGCTTATCAAAATTTAAAAAACGAGGTGCTTGGAACTAACTATTCCTTGTACGCACATTATAATTTTTACTTCTTTAAGCGACATGTAATGATGCGTATTGGTCAAGGTGTTGCTCTAACCAGCAAACCCTATGATCGAGAGACTAATTTTAGGAATATTGCTTTCGGAACTAAGCTGCTAAGTAGTACTTATGTTATGCTTAATTACAAAAGGGAGCGGATTTTTGGGCGCTTTGGACTGCAAGGAGGGGTGTCGCTTATTCATTATTCTAACGCTAATGTAAAAGCACCAAATACCAGTTTAAATTCTATGGCCTTTAATTTGGGAATGACCTATAGTCTATCCGATTCTGATCCCGAATATCAGCATACACTTAAGGAAGCAGATAATAAATTTACAGAACCTTTAAAGTATAATTTTGTTTTTAGAACCGGCATTAATGAAAGTGATATTATTGGAAGTGGGCAGTTCCCTTTTTATATTTTATCAGCTTACGTAGATAAAAGGGTAAATATAAAAAGTGCAGTACAGTTTGGTGTTGATGCCTTTTTTTCAAATTTCTTGAAGGAGCTAATCTATTTTAAGAGTGTGTCATTTCCAGAAGAAAATGTTGCTGGAGATGAAGATCATAAACGTGTGGCGTTATTCGCTGGTCATGAATTATTTATTAATAAAACGAGCGTAGTTACACAGTTGGGGTATTATGTGTATTATCCGTTCGATTTTGAAGGAAGGACTTATGTGCGTGTTGGTATGAAACGTTACTTAGGAAAAAAATGGTTTGCTGCTTTAACTTTAAAATCTCATGGTTTTAAAGCAGAAGCAGTTGAAATTGGAGTAGGTGTTAGATTATGA
- a CDS encoding head GIN domain-containing protein yields MKKLSLVLIVFLVFACNSENANDCFQTAGNIIQKEFSVDVFDKILVNRDITLILKEGPVNKVVVATGENLLNDISALVTNGQLILTDANTCNFVRDYGITKVYITAPNISQIRSSTQYDIISDGILTYPNLTLLSEDFGVDTDFTTGNFRLEIDNESLSVIFNNLSNCFVEGQTNNLSVSFFAGNSRFEGENLTAQHVVVSHRGSNDMIIHPVQSLKGIIRGTGNVISKSTPPVIDIDELYQGRLVFE; encoded by the coding sequence ATGAAAAAGTTAAGTTTAGTATTAATTGTCTTCTTGGTTTTTGCTTGCAACAGTGAAAACGCTAATGATTGCTTTCAGACTGCAGGAAATATTATTCAAAAAGAATTTTCAGTTGATGTCTTCGACAAAATTTTAGTAAACAGAGACATTACCTTGATACTTAAAGAAGGTCCAGTAAATAAGGTTGTGGTTGCGACAGGTGAAAATTTACTCAACGATATTTCTGCCCTAGTAACTAATGGTCAGTTGATTCTAACAGATGCTAATACCTGTAATTTTGTTCGTGATTACGGTATTACAAAAGTTTATATTACCGCGCCTAATATAAGTCAAATTAGGTCTTCTACCCAATACGATATTATTTCTGATGGTATACTAACATACCCTAATTTAACCTTATTATCTGAAGACTTTGGAGTCGATACCGATTTTACAACCGGCAATTTCAGATTAGAGATAGATAATGAATCTTTAAGTGTAATATTCAATAACCTTTCTAACTGTTTTGTGGAAGGTCAAACCAATAATTTAAGTGTTTCGTTCTTTGCTGGAAATAGTAGGTTTGAAGGAGAAAATTTAACAGCTCAGCATGTTGTTGTTTCGCACAGGGGTAGTAATGATATGATAATACACCCTGTACAGTCTCTAAAAGGTATAATACGAGGAACGGGTAATGTTATTTCTAAAAGCACACCACCCGTTATTGATATCGATGAACTATACCAGGGACGCCTGGTTTTTGAATAG